The Armatimonadota bacterium genome contains the following window.
ATGTTGTTGGCTGATAGTGAAGCAACAACCAAGCCATCTCACTCAATCCCCTTATTTATTTCATTCAGAATTTCTAGGGCTCCTGATAGTGAATCGAATTTACGAATCTCTATAGAAACCCCTGATAACTCGCTTAATTTTTCGGCGATTTTTTCAATCTCTTCTCGGTAGCCGTTATTCAACGGACTGATTGTAGGAGCAGGTACGGATGTAGTAGATATAGCAATAATTCCCTCTGCTCCAATCACATGTGGAAACTGTGTATTTCTCTGTGCACCTTTTGGAGCGCTTAGGGTACATCCAAGCGCTTGAATTGCTGCACGCATGCGTGCCTTTTTATCAGCCTCAGGGATGACGTCTTTACGAGAAATATCGTTCCGTCCAATCCTAGATAGTTCCAGATGCGCTACCAATGCATAAATGCCTGAGGAAGCAGGACGATGGAAAATGGCTTGCGTGCCCGCAACCGACTCAGTGCCGGTGCCTGACCCACGCGAAGGGTCATACTTAACATGGAAATACTGCTCTGTGCTGGTGTATTCGGGTATTCCAACTACCCAACCGAATTCAACAATGCTTTTCCTCGCAACAGCTTTCTCTGCGTAGAGCGTTCCAGCTATATCTGTTACTGCGCAGTTAGAAATCATAAGGTCTTGAATCTCTTTTGCATCCTTTGCCCCAGCTTGTTTTCTGAAATTTTCATCCAATAGTATCCTATCAGGATGAAGAGCAGCAGCATTTGGGCATACATTCTGCTTAGCAGCGATAAGAAGTGGCGTCAGATGCTCAACCATGATGTGTTTGAACATATCGCCGCTGATAGCATTAACCACATGCTTTCTGCCAGCGTCGTCCAAAATGTGAACCATTCGAGTCTGCTGTTGATTACCCTCAGTTCCTTCGTTGTTAAGATTATGCAGGTTTAGTTTGACTCTTGCGCAAAGTGAAAGTGAACTAATCATTCTGTTTCTACCTCCTCAATTTCCGATATTTCTGATTCCAACAACTCTTCCTCCTCTTGCCTGATTTCTTCAGCCTCGGCCGCAGGCTCTCGACAAGTTCCATAGGCGCATAGAAGAGCACCAATTAATGCTGGGTTGTCTGTCTCATCAATTAGTGCGGCAACACCTTCTAAGTCCTCTGTCGTTATATTTGAAGGTGCAGCTTTTAGGGATTCCTTATTCTCACGACGGCGGGCATTCTCGCTGTTGTATTGGGTGACAAAAATTGCCAATGCCTCAATCAATTCTTCCTTCACAAAGCGTTTTCGGTTCAACTCTGCAACAAGCCCGTAGCGTATCTCACGCCAAGGTTTTTTCCCCATTGCCTTCTGCGCTTGTGCACTTACGGTTGATTTTCGAATTGCCTTAGCGATAGATTGGAAGTGGGGGTTTTTAAGAATTGCAGAAATGTTTGGTGCCATAGATTCTACCATCCTTTCTAGTGTTGATGTAGTAAACCGCGGCATTCGCCGACGCCGTGGGTCGTTTGTAGCGCTCATCCAGTAAGCACCGTAATTACTGATGAAGCATATTAGCTCCGTGAAAGCTTCAGTGTCCCTAATCTGCAGAAACTTCCTGTATTGTTGAAGTAAGGAGATTTCTTCGCTGTTGGACTCATCTAGATTGCGTAGAATATTTTGATGCTCCTCGATAATACTGCGCCAGCTATCAGCATCTTCCTTGGACTTGATTGGAAACCAACCAGGTACTGCAACAAAAGACAGCTCGGTCACGTTCTTTCCAAATTGACTAGTTTTTAAGTAGTGAGTGATGTGCAAACCCGAAATTAGATCTGCCGGCGAATAATTGCTTATGAAGAGCTTTGCAAAGTTGGGCTGTTCTGAACTTGCATACTCAGAATGCTCGATAAGAAGAGCAGCAACACGCAAAGACGCAAGTACATCTAGCTTCAGCTTTTTACTCTTAAAAAATTTACTGCTTCGAAGCTTCTGCACTATTAGCTCGAAGGCAGTAAGGGAGATATCTTTGGGAATCGGAGTTAATAATCTTAAATTCTGCTTCTCATCTTGATAAGGTACAGCTGCGGAGAAATAGCCTCCATATCGAAAATATTGGAATATCTCGTTGTCGCCTGTGTCGGCAATCTTAGGATTATGCCGATTCGTGCCTGAAGGCTTTATTCCATAAGATCCTTTTGCTATCAGCGGATTCATTAATTGATTGCCGCTTGCGCCTAGGTTTACATTCGGGATTGCTCCCGCCGGGTTTTGCATTCCTTTTAACGCTAGCTGAAGTTCTTGTGGCCAATTTGATTGCTTGCTATGCGTGTATTCCAGCGCTTTGTTAGCTCCCGTGTCAGCCTGCATGGTACTAAAGAATCTATACAAGCGATATTCAGGATCAGGAGCGTATTCCTCAAGCTTCTGCTGTATATCAGGATCATTACGTAAATTGGGGTTTCTTTTTCTTTCCGCTTCCAACTTATTTCTCTGTTCTTCCTTTCTCTGTTCAAGCTCTTTTGCCTCTACTAGGTTGTAAAAAGGGATTTCAGCTGGCGCATTAACCTTCCCATTGACCAAATAGCGATAGATACTCTTTCTAGACAGTTTACTGTAATTTTGATTTTGAGAATCCATCGCTTCTACAATAAAGTAATCACCTTCCATTCTTATGTGAGCTGGGTGTTCTTCTGAATCAAGCAACTTTGCTAGGCCAACTGCTGCGAACACATCGCCCTGTGTCTCTGTTTTTCTCTGAACATAATATTTACTCATTAGAACCTCCTTCTGCGGTGGCTTCCCGATCGCTTAGCCGAAGCATTCTGATGATAAAGCTAGTGAGAGGCCATTGGCATCGAATCCGATTGGCATCAGTGGCGCTTTTATTTAATGCTCTGACGAATTCTGTAAAGTCCGACCGCTTAAAGTTCACGTTCACATCGCCAAAAACAGCTTTGATTGCATTTTGGGCACTTCCACAAAGATTCTGGATTTTTGGATCTGGGTAAACCCAGCCGCCGTGGTGTGAAGCAATTGCGGTTATTACAGCGAGGCAAAGTTCTTCTGGCCAATCCTCGTGCAATGAACAAAGTAACTGATAAGCTATGTACGCGCTTTGCAGTGCATGTCGCGGCTTGGTTGTTTTAGCAACACCAGAACCCGATGTATGGGCTAAAGCGCCTTGCGGTTTATACATAGGATCACAAGAGCACTCTATTTCATTTGCCCAAGACTGCCAGCCTTCTTGAAGTTTGCCTAGGTCATGCGCTTTAGCCGCAAAGTCTACTGCTTCCTTTAGTACTCCAGCCTCTATTTCATAGCAATTTCTTAATCCATGGACAAGCAGACCATTCGTATCTCCAAAACCTCCTTTAAATGGTGGTCTTTTTTCAATGTACTCAGCAACTCGCTTAGCATGGTCAGCCCATAGTTCCCTCCCAGGTGGAGCATATCCAGGACGCTCTGGGGGCGAAGCATAAGGGCTAATATGATTACCAGGCTCTCCCAAAATCAGTCCCCATTCTGGGCTATAATTTGCTAATTCTGGCGAAACAAGAAAATGAAATCCAACAGCTTCCGTACCTTGCTCCACCTTCTTCCAAAAACCGTTACCTTCATCATCATACGTCCATACTTTCAATCCTGAATGGGGAAACCTCCGAACAAACGAGCGCAGAGTATCAAGACTAACGCGGACCCCCTGGCGTTCTGAGGGATGAAAGTTGTCATTGCGTTCGATAATCATATTAACCGAAAGGTCAGCATCCCGAATGTAATGACCGATTCCTTCGTTAATTTTGCAAAAATTGTGTTTGATTATCTCATTTCCTAATTCACGTAATCTTTCATCTAAACCCATAGCAAGAGCCTGCTTATCCTGAATTTTATGGACACAATCGACAAGACTAAGCGAACTCTCAAAACTTAAACTCTCTATCTCGCCTAAGGCTTTATGCGTACCGCTTAGTGTATTGTCACAACAACTTGGGGTTCCATAGGGCAACCAGTTTCTCTCCTCCTCTGGCAGTTGGTATACATTCACCTCACCATCCCCACCGTATCTGGCACAGCGACCAGCACGCTGTACAATAGAGTTCGCAGGCGCTAGCTCTGTCATCAAATAATCAGCAGATATATCAAGTCCTACTTCCACAACCTGAGTTGCAATAACAATAGCATCCTGGGAAGGAGAGTGCTTACCCATTATTTCTAGAATTCGCTGCCTTTGAACATCGCGGTCGCATTCCAAAAAACGAGAATGCAAACAGATTAAAGGTGTGCTTTTGCTTACTTTTTCAGCTAAATTAAGGTAAAGCGACTGAGCACGCTTAACTTGATTGACAACCACAAGACGTTTTCCACTACATGCCATTATTTCGTCTACCGAAATGGGTCGGTCATGAAGTTTAACGGTTTTTTTCACTAAAAGTGCGGGTATTCGCTGTTTGTCTCTTTCGCTTAGCTCCACATTAACTGCTTCAAGTTTTTCGATTATCATTTCACACAGCGGCTCAGTTGCTGTAGCCGTCATCCAAACACTTTGACAAAGACCTTTCAACATTCTACAGCAAGCAATCGCTGTCATGAACGCTTTTCCTGGGGGCATTAGATGAAACTCATCGAATACCACAAGACAGCCGTGCAGTGCCGCTGAATTAACGTTATGAAGAGACGGTCCAAGTGAGTATGGACGCCCAAGCAAACCGCTTAATACCTGATCAAAAGTCGTTACAATTATTCGACCCCTGTCAAGAAAAGGATCTTCCGAAGTAACTCCCGTCTGAACTGTCACATCCGTGGCTTGCCAACCATCTAATTTTGGTAGTTTTTCGCGCAGTAAAGCAGCAATGCTGTCAATCAGTGTTCTAACAGGCAGAACGTAGATAAGCCGATGGGGAGGGTTTTCCCATCCATTCGATATTAGAAATGGGATAACGGCGCTCCACGTTTTCCCGCATCCTGTTGGCACCCTGAGGAGGACATTCTTTCCGTCAAACAAATGCCTTGCTACTTCGACCTGATAATCATATGCCGAAATATCTTCAGCCCCTTCAAGGTTACGAAGACATCTATTGATATTTTCTACTTTGTAATCCATAGGACTTTTTCTCATAAAAATTAATTACGAATGTGTTTCATTAATCTACTTCCTTAGCAAACAGTTTATCGCATTCCTAACTTTAATTCATATCACCAAATGAGAATTTTGGGAAATTTTTTGGGCGGGGGTGGGATGGCGGTGTTGGTTTCGATTTGCGGTTAATGGGGGCTTTGGTGCCAGCCGATCGTTCCAAAATGTCTTTTTAATCAAAAGTATGCCATCCCTTTACTAACTACCTTCCAATTAAATTTCCCTTTTTGCAGTCGGACTCCTTGCCTTTACTGCTTAACTAATCGAACAATTGTCCGATTTTACCACAGCCTCTTTAAACTGTCAATAGCAAACATTTTAATATTTCTAGTAATCAATCGCCGGTTCTTTTAAATTCTTGCGGTGTTGACTGCAAACAAAGTGCTTAATCATGTTCGGGCGTTCTTGCTTAAATCAATTTTTAGAAGGTTTTTGATTTTTTTCTTGATACCGCCCTAATCTTTCGCGCCCCACTCGCCAACAATTAGTGTTGGACCGCTCACCCAATAGCTGTGCTGATTAGCAGACGCTTGGGTGATTTACCCCATCCAAAGGGACTCTCGCCCCATCAAAAGGGTCCCAAGCACCATGCGATGGGACCCAAGTACCTTTAAAAGGTTATCGTATACCATCCGATTGTTGCTGTATACCATTCGATGGTTGCCTTCTACCATTCGATGGTTGCCTTCTACCATTCGATGGTTGCTTTCCACCATCGGACGGTTGCTTTCCACCATCCGATGGTTGCTTTCCACCATCCGATGGTTGCCTTCTACCATTCGATGGTTGCTTTCTACCAAGCGATGGTTGATGTGTACCAAGCGATGGTTACAGTGCCGGCCGGTGAAGACTGCGATTCCTTGATGGACAGTTGCTGGATGACGGTACTATTAATTTTAGAGGTAAAATAGAATGAAAGATTATGTGCCAAGAAACGATGAGGAGCTTCGCGATTGGATGAGCAATTTCCTGACTGTGCTGACGCCGCATTTGGCGGAGTTCGGCATGGTCGCCGCTGATTTGGAAACACTGCAGGACTTGAGCACCAGTTTCAGCGATGATTTGACCGCCTACGTGCAGTTGGCTCAGGAGGCGCTGGCAATGTCGGCACAGAAGAAGAATACGCGCAAAGCTATGGTCGCCGAACTGCGCCCAATCGTCCAACGCATCAACCATCACCCCGCTATGACCGATGCGATGCGCGTAAGCCTGGGCCTGAAGCCATCCAATGTGTCCACTAATTCCGTTCCGATTGAGGAGTTGATTCCAGACATCTTCCTCGAGGTAACCCTCGGAAAGGTTACAGTCCACTGGGGTCCCAATCCGATGAACGAAGGCAGAAATGGGAAGCCAGAGGGCGTCAAGGGCGCAAACATATACCGCAAAGCAGCCGGCGAGGATAAGTTCCAGTTAATTGCTTTCTCATCCTCTTCGCCATATTATGACTACGTTACGGGCCCTGCGAGAGATTATACGTATATCGTTCGCTATCGGGGAACGAAGGAAACAGATTTGAGCAACGAATCCACCGAGGAGACGGTTGCCGCAAGGGGCGCACTGGCGGCGTAGATTTTCCCCATAGGTCTTCCACATCAGCGCATTAGGAACAAAAAAGGGCAGGCATGAGACTCCTGCCCTTTTTTGGCAATTTTAGCATTTCGCAAGTAATTAGGCTCTCACGCAATGGCACCTGACTGCTTACACTATGATTTCATATTTCCCCATGCCGAATACTGGAGAGTCGCCGACGTGGGTGAACATGCCCAAGACGAGGTATGGAAGAAACTCCTCCATCTCTCCTTCATAAGTTACGTCGCCAACGATGCCTTCGTGGGGTATTCGCCGTCCCTGGCGGTTCGATACATGCTCCCAATATATTTGGTCGAGATTCCCACTGGCGATTTTCACCTTTTCTGCGCGCTCGTGAATGCCTGCGTAGTCAAGCTGGGGCCATTCGCCGCAGTGGCCCGCCGAGAGAAGCGATATTCGGCGGAGAAGGTTTCGCATAAGGATGTGGAACTCAGGCCGAAATGCGGGCTTATGGTTGTATATTAATCGTGTGCAGGTTAGGAACCGAATTTTCAGGTTATCTTTTGGCAGTCGCTCGGCATATTTGACCATGTCGGCGTAATTCAATCTGACGGTAGTGGAGCGGACAACTGAGTCGGCGGGGTCGTAGACGACTTCGCGGCTGGCAGTTAAATCATTAACCGCGTAAATTTTCCCTAACGTAAAAGGCGCTCTCCCTTTTCCAATGCCTTCCGCTCCGAGTTCTCGAAGGGTTACTACGAAGTACGGCAGATATTCTATTGCGTTGCCGAAAAGGATAAGCCGCATTAGCAGGAGTTCCCCTTCTTCGTATTCCTGCTTGTTTTCCAGGGGTGGCTCGATGACGAAGGGGCGAGGGAATTTGCTATATCCGACGGTGCCTTTCTGCTCTGGAGTCGCGGGGGTTTCGAATATGTAGGCGTATGCGCATTTTGATTCCAGCTCACAGCCTTCGCAGGACTTCACCTTCGGTTGATAGCACACCAGCCGCTTGAACTGCATGGTGAGTGCGCCGCGGAGGGTACTGCCTTTGAACGGCGGGAGGAATAGAGGACCTGCACAAATCAGCTCAATCTCGTATGAGCTCAAAAGAAATTTTGAAAGCACTTTGCCAACTCCATTATTCTAATATCAAGCTTTCTGTTTTCAAATACAATTATAGACAGGGAACTGCTGTAAAAAGCAAGGAGTAATTTGGCTATACCATAATTCAGCTGTCCCAAATTGTCAAGCCAAGTTTTCAGGCTCCATTTTCGGGATAGCAATTGTGAAGGTGCTTCCAACGCCGACAGTGCTTTCAACGGATATCCTGCCGCCGTGTGCTTGGACGATATCCTGCACAATTGACAAGCCTAAGCCTGTGCCGCCAAGCTGTCGCGACCTTGCTTTGTCCACGCGGTAGAATCTTTCGAATATGCGGTCAATATGCGCAGGGGGTATGCCGACGCCCGTATCGCTTACGCTCAATATCCAGTCTTCGTTGGTTTCGGATGCCGATATTTCGACGGAGCCTTTCTCAGGCGTATACTTAATCGCATTGTCTATAAGGTTTATAAGCACCTGATGCATTTGGCGTTTGTCCACATACATCTGCATTTCATGCGGAACGTTTATTTTAACGCTGACTTCGTATTGGAGCGCCTTCTCTGAAAGGTTCTCAACTGCCTGCTCGACCAACTCCCGCACCAAAACGTTTGAACGCTGTGGCTTGCGTTTGCCTGACTCAAGCTCTGAGATATTAAGCAAATCGGCAAGGAGAAGAGAGAGTCGCTCTGTTTCCGAATCGAGACTGTTTACGAAACGCTCCAGAACCTCTGGGTCTTCCTTGGCGCCGGACTGCAGAGCGCCGACAATTGCGCGAATTGCGGCGACAGGCGTTCGTAGTTCGTGGCTAACGTTTGCCACGAAGTCCTTTCGGACTTCTGCCAACATGCGAATCTCGGTAACATCGTGGAGACCCAGCACTACTCCTATTATTTGGCCGCCTTCATCGCTTACTGGCGCTGAGTAAGCATTTACAATTCGCTCTACCGGAGCGTGAATCTTTAATTCCTTTCTGAGCGTGCGGCGTGATTTTACGGTCCCGTGAATCATTTCGACGGCATCGGGAATCATGCTAAGCGCTTCGATTTGTTCCCCTACAACCTTTTCTGATTTAATGCCTAAAATTCGTTCGGAAGCAGGATTAAACAGAATAATTCGTCCGCGCTTGTCGGTTACTACTATGCCATCCGCCATTGTTCGAAGGATGGTTTCCATTCTTTTTTTCTGTTCGGCTACTTGTTCGATATTCTCGCAAAGGCGGTCAGCCATCAAGTTAAGGCTAGCGGCAAGCTCGCCTATTTCATCTTTCGACATCACAGGCACTCGCTGGCTAAGGTCTCCAGCCGCCATTGTTCTAGCCATCTCATTCATTTTGCTGATTGGGTCGGCAATGCTAGAGGCAAGTCGCATGCTAATTGCGACTGCTACTGCGCTTGTTATGGCTAGCGTTACTAGTATAATGCGGTGCATTCTGCCGGCGGCGCGGCGTGCTTCGTATAGAGAGGCTTGGAGCACAACCTTTCCGGCTGGTTTTCCATTTGCCTTTAGTGGGACGACGACAACAGCGCCTTTGACTTCGCGGGCTTCGCTGTGGCAAATCCTACAGCCAAAACCTTCTTGCAGTCCTTTTATAGAGTTTGCTAAATCCTCGACGCCGGGTGCGTGGAAGCCGGTTCCACTGCTTCCAATAACGCGGCCTTGGTTGTCGTACACGGTAACACTTGCGCGAATATCGGCGGCAAGGCGTTCGCAAACCCTATCAAGATTGGCTCTATCGGTTGATTTGGATTGGCGTATTTTTGGCTCGAGCACATCTTTAACGAGTGTTCCGTGCCCATGGAGTGCGGCTTCGACTTCGGCAATGAATTGGCGTTCGACAAAGTACGAAAGCGTGAGGCCAAGGCTAAAAATAGCCAAGAAAGTAACAACGAGGTAGGTTAAGACAAAGCGCCATTTAATCTTCTTTGTCATCGCTCTGTCCGACGTACATGTAGCCAATGCCGCGAACCGTAACAATGCGTTTTGGCAAGCTGGGATTATCTTCTATTTTCTCGCGGAGCCAGCGGATGTGGACGTCGAGTGTTCTGCTGTTTTCGTAAGCATCCTCAGCCCAAACGGCATTCAGCAGCATGTC
Protein-coding sequences here:
- a CDS encoding DevR family CRISPR-associated autoregulator, which gives rise to MISSLSLCARVKLNLHNLNNEGTEGNQQQTRMVHILDDAGRKHVVNAISGDMFKHIMVEHLTPLLIAAKQNVCPNAAALHPDRILLDENFRKQAGAKDAKEIQDLMISNCAVTDIAGTLYAEKAVARKSIVEFGWVVGIPEYTSTEQYFHVKYDPSRGSGTGTESVAGTQAIFHRPASSGIYALVAHLELSRIGRNDISRKDVIPEADKKARMRAAIQALGCTLSAPKGAQRNTQFPHVIGAEGIIAISTTSVPAPTISPLNNGYREEIEKIAEKLSELSGVSIEIRKFDSLSGALEILNEINKGIE
- the cas3 gene encoding CRISPR-associated helicase Cas3', which encodes MDYKVENINRCLRNLEGAEDISAYDYQVEVARHLFDGKNVLLRVPTGCGKTWSAVIPFLISNGWENPPHRLIYVLPVRTLIDSIAALLREKLPKLDGWQATDVTVQTGVTSEDPFLDRGRIIVTTFDQVLSGLLGRPYSLGPSLHNVNSAALHGCLVVFDEFHLMPPGKAFMTAIACCRMLKGLCQSVWMTATATEPLCEMIIEKLEAVNVELSERDKQRIPALLVKKTVKLHDRPISVDEIMACSGKRLVVVNQVKRAQSLYLNLAEKVSKSTPLICLHSRFLECDRDVQRQRILEIMGKHSPSQDAIVIATQVVEVGLDISADYLMTELAPANSIVQRAGRCARYGGDGEVNVYQLPEEERNWLPYGTPSCCDNTLSGTHKALGEIESLSFESSLSLVDCVHKIQDKQALAMGLDERLRELGNEIIKHNFCKINEGIGHYIRDADLSVNMIIERNDNFHPSERQGVRVSLDTLRSFVRRFPHSGLKVWTYDDEGNGFWKKVEQGTEAVGFHFLVSPELANYSPEWGLILGEPGNHISPYASPPERPGYAPPGRELWADHAKRVAEYIEKRPPFKGGFGDTNGLLVHGLRNCYEIEAGVLKEAVDFAAKAHDLGKLQEGWQSWANEIECSCDPMYKPQGALAHTSGSGVAKTTKPRHALQSAYIAYQLLCSLHEDWPEELCLAVITAIASHHGGWVYPDPKIQNLCGSAQNAIKAVFGDVNVNFKRSDFTEFVRALNKSATDANRIRCQWPLTSFIIRMLRLSDREATAEGGSNE
- the cas6 gene encoding CRISPR system precrRNA processing endoribonuclease RAMP protein Cas6, which gives rise to MLSKFLLSSYEIELICAGPLFLPPFKGSTLRGALTMQFKRLVCYQPKVKSCEGCELESKCAYAYIFETPATPEQKGTVGYSKFPRPFVIEPPLENKQEYEEGELLLMRLILFGNAIEYLPYFVVTLRELGAEGIGKGRAPFTLGKIYAVNDLTASREVVYDPADSVVRSTTVRLNYADMVKYAERLPKDNLKIRFLTCTRLIYNHKPAFRPEFHILMRNLLRRISLLSAGHCGEWPQLDYAGIHERAEKVKIASGNLDQIYWEHVSNRQGRRIPHEGIVGDVTYEGEMEEFLPYLVLGMFTHVGDSPVFGMGKYEIIV
- a CDS encoding ATP-binding protein; protein product: MTKKIKWRFVLTYLVVTFLAIFSLGLTLSYFVERQFIAEVEAALHGHGTLVKDVLEPKIRQSKSTDRANLDRVCERLAADIRASVTVYDNQGRVIGSSGTGFHAPGVEDLANSIKGLQEGFGCRICHSEAREVKGAVVVVPLKANGKPAGKVVLQASLYEARRAAGRMHRIILVTLAITSAVAVAISMRLASSIADPISKMNEMARTMAAGDLSQRVPVMSKDEIGELAASLNLMADRLCENIEQVAEQKKRMETILRTMADGIVVTDKRGRIILFNPASERILGIKSEKVVGEQIEALSMIPDAVEMIHGTVKSRRTLRKELKIHAPVERIVNAYSAPVSDEGGQIIGVVLGLHDVTEIRMLAEVRKDFVANVSHELRTPVAAIRAIVGALQSGAKEDPEVLERFVNSLDSETERLSLLLADLLNISELESGKRKPQRSNVLVRELVEQAVENLSEKALQYEVSVKINVPHEMQMYVDKRQMHQVLINLIDNAIKYTPEKGSVEISASETNEDWILSVSDTGVGIPPAHIDRIFERFYRVDKARSRQLGGTGLGLSIVQDIVQAHGGRISVESTVGVGSTFTIAIPKMEPENLA